The following proteins are encoded in a genomic region of Coffea eugenioides isolate CCC68of chromosome 6, Ceug_1.0, whole genome shotgun sequence:
- the LOC113773926 gene encoding disease resistance protein RPS2-like, whose translation MAILEFANSTLGTIAEKCVDPILHQFQYLIFCKSSVQTLSDNIKKLELKETEVQQKVDRAKDNVEEIKPTVVDWLKQVEDVKKDAHTISEAMKTAKVNCLNIVTLPNLKSCYLLGRRAVKRTSVVEKLLEEGQFDEVGSIAPLGKMPLSESTPSLEESLVSRMSTKKEVMEALKQEKTNLIAICGMAGVGKTTLVKQIADQVKFEKLFDEVAMATVSQSPDMRNVQNQLAEQLGLTISEQTDLPRAERLYTRLIGHDKRTLVILDDIWKEVDFKSLGIPVKGECKSLKVILTSRLFDVCSIMGAEIVVVNMLPEEEAWHLFKEKAGISNDFILNDVAKQVAGECKGLPLAIVVVARALRSNHTLESWNRALRQLRKDRMGNLKEVQDLLFSRIEWSYNSLETAEMKYLLLLCSLFPEDHSIPIDCLVRYVKGLQQFQDTETFRDTRDQVDMLVDQLRNSYLLLNDGGKEDHVKLHDVVREVCLSIASKAEHEFLVRNAGVGEKNSYTAISLISQDSNHDLLPFCKEYPRLMLLRLVIKSGKLNLPKDSFVGMEALRVMELNNLHIEFSLSWPGQMLRSLRTLCLDYCYLGTGLSAMLGHVMQLETLSLFKSKIQDDQFPAEIAWPRNLKLLDLRVESSLHPLPSGILSSLKKLEELYLGSYLHLRLGRDREEKRKCFKEISSISNLACLQIDFYDLDLLLLFLQEFDTQRLSRFHIVVANYERKKRDLSGSYQFRTSFELHLSDDKALKQAFYPKVTSIVKRTENLALNLSKSLCLRRLVPDLGANGFINLKKLDLHGGKYECLIDSTTNLVARHVFENLVSMELGSLELKEICNGFLPPGCFNQLQEVKLNFISALNYLWKEPVEPPSLCNLRSIRLLRCEQITTLFSQKILKCLVKLQKIDIVDCRKLESIILREEGLKKEVLKLPQLKVLSLTWTNLMGFVSRNDKVEAFFNQVSLPRLERLAMESPGHGPEQLIGGKMPGGSLDNLKSVVLSCCNSIRCIAKANTVTLLQNLQLLRALDCSGMEFLIDFEGLKVPNTPSEKALEILPKVETLYLCCCTRLTHIWRNFSEAVRVFQNLRSLCVDHCPLNFLFCPPSVANMLTSLEKLQIRSCRKMHGIIGQENEEVSQEDNAQQHDVEKHREIALERTKREFEFPRLCKLWLDDLKNLRSFGGSHQEDCEFKFPQLTELTITNCPKLKKFCFGNLDAPLLKKVTVAWKLEAPVDLKVLIF comes from the exons ATGGCCATCCTAGAATTTGCCAATTCAACTCTGGGAACAATTGCAGAGAAGTGTGTCGATCCAATTTTGCATCAATTTCAGTACTTAATTTTCTGCAAAAGCAGCGTTCAAACTCTGAGCGATAACATCAAAAAACTTGAGCTAAAGGAAACTGAGGTCCAACAAAAGGTAGATCGAGCAAAAGACAATGttgaagaaattaaaccaaCCGTTGTTGATTGGCTGAAACAAGTTGAGGATGTAAAGAAAGATGCACATACTATTTCTGAGGCTATGAAGACTGCTAAGGTGAATTGCTTGAATATTGTTACGCTTCCAAATTTGAAGTCATGCTATTTGCTAGGCCGACGTGCGGTGAAAAGAACGAGTGTTGTTGAAAAACTCTTAGAAGAGGGGCAATTTGATGAAGTTGGATCCATTGCTCCATTAGGGAAAATGCCGTTAAGTGAATCAACCCCGTCCTTAGAGGAAAGCCTAGTTTCTAGGATGTCAACAAAGAAGGAAGTGATGGAAGCTTTAAAGCAGGAGAAAACTAACCTAATTGCGATTTGTGGTATGGCCGGCGTAGGCAAGACTACTCTGGTCAAACAAATTGCTGACCAGGTTAAGTTCGAGAAATTGTTTGATGAAGTTGCCATGGCAACTGTGTCTCAAAGTCCAGACATGAGAAATGTCCAAAATCAACTTGCTGAGCAGTTAGGGCTGACAATATCTGAGCAAACTGATCTGCCAAGAGCTGAAAGATTGTATACAAGACTGATTGGTCATGACAAGAGAACTCTTGTTATATTGGATGACATTTGGAAAGAAGTTGATTTTAAGAGTCTAGGAATTCCCGTCAAAGGTGAATGCAAGAGCTTAAAAGTAATATTGACATCTCGGCTCTTTGATGTGTGTAGTATTATGGGAGCTGAAATTGTTGTGGTCAATATGTTGCCTGAGGAAGAAGCATGGCATCTTTTTAAAGAGAAGGCGGGAATTTCTAATGATTTCATTTTGAATGATGTTGCGAAACAGGTTGCAGGGGAATGCAAAGGTTTACCTCTTGCAATTGTTGTTGTTGCTAGGGCATTAAGGAGCAATCATACACTAGAATCCTGGAATCGTGCCCTTCGACAACTAAGAAAGGACAGAATGGGAAACCTAAAAGAAGTTCAAGATTTGCTATTTTCAAGGATTGAATGGAGCTATAATAGTTTGGAAACTGCTGAAATGAAGTACCTACTTTTGCTTTGTAGCTTGTTTCCAGAGGATCATAGTATTCCAATTGATTGCTTGGTTAGGTATGTAAAAGGGCTACAGCAGTTCCAGGATACAGAGACATTCAGAGATACAAGAGATCAAGTAGACATGCTGGTTGATCAGTTAAGAAACTCCTATTTGTTGCTAAATGATGGTGGAAAAGAAGACCATGTAAAATTGCACGATGTCGTGCGAGAGGTTTGCTTGTCAATTGCATCAAAAGCAGAGCACGAGTTTTTGGTGAGGAATGCTGGAGTGGGAGAAAAGAATTCTTACACTGCAATTTCACTAATATCCCAAGATTCCAATCATGATCTACTTCCATTTTGCAAGGAATATCCAAGGCTTATGCTATTGCGTTTGGTAATCAAATCAGGGAAATTAAACCTACCAAAAGATTCTTTTGTAGGAATGGAAGCTCTTAGGGTCATGGAGTTAAATAATTTGCACATAGAATTTTCGCTATCATGGCCTGGCCAAATGTTAAGGAGCCTTAGAACACTGTGTTTGGATTATTGTTACTTGGGCACTGGACTGTCGGCAATGCTTGGACACGTGATGCAATTGGAAACTTTGAGTCTCTTTAAATCCAAAATTCAGGATGATCAGTTTCCAGCAGAAATTGCTTGGCCGCGCAATTtaaagttgttggatttgagggTTGAAAGTAGCCTCCATCCTTTACCTAGTGGTATCTTGTCAAGCTTGAAGAAACTAGAAGAATTGTATTTGGGATCTTATCTTCATTTGCGGCTAGGGAGAGAtagagaagagaaaagaaaatgcttTAAGGAGATCTCATCAATCTCTAACCTTGCATGTCTCCAAATTGATTTTTATGACCTTGACCTCCTGCTTCTATTTTTGCAAGAATTTGATACTCAGAGGTTGTCAAGATTTCACATTGTAGTAGCTAattatgaaagaaaaaagagagatcTCAGTGGAAGCTATCAATTTCGAACTAGTTTCGAGCTTCATTTGTCTGATGATAAAGCATTGAAACAAGCGTTTTATCCTAAAGTTACTAGCATTGTCAAGAGAACTGAGAATCTCGCTTTGAATCTTTCTAAATCATTGTGCTTAAGGAGGCTTGTGCCTGACTTAGGTGCAAATGGATTTATcaatttgaaaaaacttgatCTGCACGGAGGAAAATATGAATGCCTTATTGATTCTACCACCAACCTTGTTGCTCGAcatgtttttgaaaatttggtgtccATGGAGTTAGGAAGTTTGGAGTTGAAAGAAATATGTAATGGATTTCTCCCACCTGGGTGCTTCAATCAACTTCAAGAGGTgaaacttaattttataagtgCTTTAAATTATTTGTGGAAGGAGCCAGTTGAACCTCCGTCACTATGCAACCTCAGATCTATCAGGTTATTACGCTGTGAACAAATTACAACTCTCTTCTCACAAAAAATATTGAAATGTCTAGTGAAACTCCAAAAGATAGACATAGTTGATTGTCGCAAGTTAGAGAGCATTATTCTGAGGGAGGAGGGTCTGAAAAAGGAAGTGCTCAAGCTTCCCCAACTCAAAGTCTTGTCCCTTACGTGGACAAACTTAATGGGTTTTGTCTCCAGAAATGACAAAGTCGAGGCTTTTTTCAATCAG gtttCACTCCCTCGCTTGGAACGACTAGCGATGGAGAGTCCCGGTCATGGCCCCGAGCAGCTAATAGGAGGTAAAATGCCTGGTGGGTCTCTTGACAACTTAAAATCTGTGGTGCTCTCCTGTTGTAACTCTATCCGATGCATTGCCAAAGCTAATACAGTTACATTATTACAAAACTTGCAATTACTTCGGGCGTTGGATTGTAGTGGGATGGAGTTTCTTATCGACTTTGAGGGTCTAAAAGTTCCAAATACTCCATCAGAAAAGGCACTTGAAATTCTTCCCAAAGTAGAGACACTGTACTTATGTTGCTGTACAAGATTAACCCACATTTGGAGGAATTTTTCTGAAGCGGTTCGAGTATTCCAAAACTTAAGAAGTCTATGTGTAGATCATTGCCCATTAAACTTTTTGTTTTGTCCTCCTTCTGTGGCTAACATGCTCACAAGTCTTGAGAAACTACAAATTAGGAGCTGCAGGAAAATGCATGGAATTATAGGCCAGGAAAATGAAGAGGTCAGCCAAGAAGATAATGCTCAGCAACATGATGTTGAAAAACATAGAGAAATTGCACTGGAAAGAACCAAGAGGGAGTTCGAGTTTCCTAGACTGTGCAAACTGTGGTTGGATGACCTTAAGAATCTTCGAAGCTTTGGTGGTAGTCACCAGGAGGATTGTGAGTTTAAATTTCCCCAACTCACTGAGTTGACCATAACGAATTGCccaaagttgaagaaattctgttttggaaatttGGATGCACCATTGCTTAAGAAAGTCACGGTAGCATGGAAGCTTGAAGCTCCTGTGGATTTAAAAGTATTAATATTCTAA